In a single window of the Oncorhynchus gorbuscha isolate QuinsamMale2020 ecotype Even-year unplaced genomic scaffold, OgorEven_v1.0 Un_scaffold_968, whole genome shotgun sequence genome:
- the LOC124020886 gene encoding gastrula zinc finger protein XlCGF17.1-like translates to MKTRERRDYCGSSGEPQQHHDAEEAEKSLSTSELFKKHQQRPTGKNPHCCSHCGKRCKSLSELKIHQRTHTGEKPYSCDQCGRSFTISSHLTSHQRTHTGEKPYSCDQCGKCFTISSHLTSHQRTHTGEKPYSCDQCGMSFAASSNLTSHQRTHTGKKPYSCDQCGMSFAASSNLTRHQRIHTGEKPYSCDQCGKCFTILSSLTSHQRTHTGEKPYSCDQCGKCFTILSSLTSHQRIHTGEKPYSCDQCGKCFTISSSLTSHQRTHTGEKPYSCDQCGKCFTISSHLTAHQRTHTGEKPYICDQCDKRYSDKRSLIKHQKIHEGGVS, encoded by the exons ATGAAGACAA gagagagacgtgactattgtggatcctctggggagcctcaacaacatcatgatgctgaagaggcagagaagagtctctccacatCAGAACTCTTCAAGAAACACCAGCAGAGACCCACAGGGAAGAATCCTCACTGCTGCTCTCACTGTGGGAAGCGTTGCAAATCTTTATCAGAACTTaaaatacaccagagaacacacacaggagagaaaccttatagctgtgatcaatgtgggaggagTTTCACTATATCAAGCCATCTGacttcacaccagagaacacacacaggagagaaaccttatagctgtgatcaatgtgggaagtgtTTTACTATATCAAGCCATCTGacttcacaccagagaacacacacaggagagaaaccttatagctgtgatcaatgtgggatgAGTTTTGCTGCATCAAGCAATCTGacttcacaccagagaacacacacaggaaagaaaccttatagctgtgatcaatgtgggatgAGTTTTGCTGCATCAAGCAATCTGACAagacaccagagaatacacacaggagagaaaccttatagctgtgatcaatgtgggaagtgtTTTACTATATTGAGCTCTCTGacttcacaccagagaacacacacaggagagaaaccttatagctgtgatcaatgtgggaagtgtTTTACTATATTGAGCTCTCTGACttcacaccagagaatacacacaggagagaaaccttatagctgtgatcaatgtgggaagtgtTTTACTATATCAAGCTCTCTGacttcacaccagagaacacacacaggagagaaaccttatagctgtgatcaatgtgggaagtgtTTTACTATATCAAGCCATCTGACtgcacaccagagaacacacacaggagagaaaccttatatcTGTGATCAATGTGACAAGAGATACTCTGATAAAAGATCTCTGAttaaacatcagaaaatacatgaaGGAGGTGTTTCATGA